A window of the Phaseolus vulgaris cultivar G19833 chromosome 5, P. vulgaris v2.0, whole genome shotgun sequence genome harbors these coding sequences:
- the LOC137834996 gene encoding uncharacterized protein — protein sequence MAAEVSSLIRVMGGGGYKEDQHRTVGNESHGEKSTALITRDLLGGSSIESQELDLDLQVPSGWEKRLDLQSGKVYLQKCNTTTIGSPPVSDHKLNSKPAGPKLQDLNFPSSSSSSNVLLNLFDESSLDLKLVSSSLPSSNYQSVCTLDKVKSALERAEKEPIIKKRTSFLKPTLSASSPSYSSSSSSIRENTQEEDSEEKLASSPMAAGCPGCLSYVMIMKNNPKCPRCNSLVPIPSMKKPRIDLNISI from the exons ATGGCTGCTGAAGTTAGCTCTCTGATTCGGGTCATGGGTGGTGGTGGCTACAAAGAGGACCAGCATCGAACCGTGGGGAACGAATCGCACGGTGAGAAATCCACGGCTCTGATTACCCGCGACCTTCTTGGTGGGTCCTCAATTGAATCCCAGGAATTGGACCTCGATTTGCAGGTTCCTTCTGGCTGGGAGAAACGCCTTGACCTTCAG TCAGGGAAAGTGTATCTTCAGAAGTGCAACACCACCACAATAGGGTCTCCACCAGTATCTGATCACAAACTCAATTCAAAGCCAGCAGGGCCAAAGCTTCAGGACCTAAATTTCccatcttcatcatcatcatccaaTGTGCTATTGAACCTCTTTGATGAATCAAGCTTGGACTTGAAACTTGTTTCATCCTCATTGCCCTCAAGCAACTACCAAAGTGTGTGCACCCTTGACAAGGTTAAGTCTGCACTAGAGAGGGCAGAGAAGGAGCCTATCATCAAGAAACGCACTTCATTTTTGAAGCCAACACTCTCAGCTTCATCACCCTCTTAttcttcatcctcttcttcAATCAGGGAAAACACTCAAGAGGAAGACAGTGAAGAGAAGCTGGCTTCTTCTCCAATGGCTGCAGGGTGCCCTGGTTGTCTATCATATGTGATGATCATGAAGAACAATCCCAAGTGTCCTAGGTGCAACTCCCTTGTTCCTATTCCATCCATGAAAAAACCTAGGATTGATCTCAATATATCAATCTAA
- the LOC137834995 gene encoding uncharacterized protein, with the protein MKLTLSSVYRPHSFPKLLNCSSFGILGRPFCSSALSSSPTCVKPQVPLFLRPPIYSTKLCDLKKWHDWAKGVSLSIGSTFVQSDNGADSNMLCRELKWLMEDAVEDHSLGMEDDDRVKMRIDIEELYCLWTQRVQERRPFQYVVGCEHWRDLVLSVQEGVLIPRPETELVVDFVSDVVSENEDLRSGVWADLGTGSGALAIGICGVLGSEGGRVIATDLSPVAVAVATYNVQRYCLQDKIDLREGSWFEPLKDMEGKLAGLVSNPPYIPSEDISGLQAEVGRHEPRLALDGGIEGMDALHHLCVGAALMLKPGGFFAFETNGEQQCCALVDYIKSRSGRSFCNLEIRADFAGIQRFVIGFHQ; encoded by the exons ATGAAGCTAACATTAAGCAGTGTATATCGTCCTCATAGCTTCCCCAAACTCCTTAATTGTTCTTCTTTTGGCATTCTGGGTAGACCCTTTTGCTCTTCAGCGCTGTCATCTTCCCCCACTTGTGTGAAACCTCAAGTTCCCCTCTTTTTGAGACCACCCATTTACTCAACCAAGTTGTGTGACCTCAAGAAATGGCACGATTGGGCCAAAGGTGTTTCCCTTTCAATTGGGTCAACTTTTGTGCAGTCAGATAATGGGGCAGACTCAAACATGCTCTGCAGGGAGCTCAAGTGGCTCATGGAGGATGCTGTTGAAGACCACTCACTGGGTATGGAGGATGATGATAGGGTGAAAATGAGGATTGACATAGAGGAGCTTTACTGTTTGTGGACGCAAAGGGTCCAAGAGAGGAGACCCTTTCAGTATGTGGTTGGGTGTGAGCATTGGCGGGACTTGGTATTGAGTGTCCAGGAAGGGGTCTTGATTCCAAGACCTGAGACAGAACTTGTCGTTGATTTTGTGTCAGATGTGGTGTCAGAGAATGAGGATTTGAGGAGTGGGGTTTGGGCTGATTTGGGGACTGGAAGTGGTGCCCTTGCTATTGGTATTTGTGGGGTTTTGGGGAGTGAAGGAGGGAGAGTTATTGCCACAGATTTAAGCCCTGTGGCTGTTGCCGTTGCAACTTACAATGTGCAGAGGTATTGCTTACAG GACAAAATTGACTTAAGGGAAGGATCCTGGTTTGAACCATTGAAAGATATGGAAGGAAAGCTAGCTGGTCTAGTGAGTAACCCACCTTATATACCAAGTGAAGACATATCTGGTCTACAAGCTGAAGTTGGTAGACATGAACCGAGATTAGCATTAGATGGAGGCATTGAAGGAATGGATGCTCTTCATCATCTTTGTGTTGGGGCTGCTTTAATGTTGAAACCTGGTGGATTTTTTGCTTTTGAG ACAAATGGTGAGCAGCAATGCTGTGCTCTTGTTGATTACATAAAAAGCAGAAGTGGAAGAAGCTTCTGCAACTTAGAAATACGTGCTGATTTTGCTGGTATTCAAAGATTTGTTATTGGATTCCAtcaataa
- the LOC137836178 gene encoding uncharacterized protein, producing MILHVEDAKLSMLVIFSWLCLHTCSHALESIFDHSTTLCSPMHKFCLKFAPLQIDPTHRWIANRNDPIDNSSGVLLTCNHSGALSITSQDVVVTLLDSRNFILGEYDASGYMKKVMCQSFDHPSDVFYLWEPRKGELVIRRGGIIFGQVGFCETTDNVPRHIQLMYEYNIVSNKDEESFSYVSHNDHSQRVLFSNGNLQDTENGDLAQAQNWCFTHLIEIEF from the exons ATGATTCTTCATGTGGAAGATGCTAAATTATCCATGCTGGTTATTTTCTCATGGTTGTGTCTGCATACTTGTTCTCATGCATTGGAGAGTATATTTGATCACTCAACTACACTATGCTCGCCAATGCATAAGTTCTGTTTGAAATTTGCTCCTCTTCAGATTGATCCCACTCACAGATGGATTGCCAACAGAAATGACCCTATTGACAACAGTTCTGGGGTGCTTCTAACATGTAATCATTCAGGTGCTTTGAGTATCACTAGTCAAG ATGTTGTTGTCACACTTTTGGATTCTAGGAACTTCATCCTTGGAGAATATGATGCTAGTGGATATATGAAGAAAGTGATGTGTCAAAGCTTTGATCATCCTTCAGATGTGTTCTACCTG TGGGAACCAAGGAAAGGAGAGTTGGTCATAAGGAGGGGAGGGATCATATTTGGACAAGTGGGGTTCTGTGAAACAACAGACAATGTTCCAAGGCATATTCAGCTTATGTATGAATACAACATTGTCTCAAACAAGGATGAAGAGTCCTTTAGTTATGTAAGTCATAATGATCACTCGCAGAGGGTGTTGTTTAGTAATGGAAACTTGCAGGATACAGAAAATggagatttagctcaagctcaAAACTGGTGTTTTACTCATTTAATAGAAATAGAGTTTTGA